From the genome of Deltaproteobacteria bacterium, one region includes:
- a CDS encoding PASTA domain-containing protein, producing MKLRKMFIAALFVSAILLPMRGFTGALDRGPMQQRYNQAADEMIRVPGVVGMYEQDAMAVLQQAGVAPNVEYAKGYKADLVGMEGTVIDQEPGAAGITMLGSTVTITVYWPPSAGDLPSDSGQYGNTGQGQWEEPAVNGPPPNNQEPAPQWGGGSQAPATGGGWTPPPASAPQPVLAPQPEPAQEPAAPATPRGPAPVAVPRIPSGNVAPSPQPARAVPTPRTPIKATPVLQTVTPVAPRSPAPAATPIQQQLGTKVHTSARVPDKIKRVDLKPKPVNQQQSVPATIVMTPVQQTVTPIFQGSPAPQSQSYGGQTQQDDGSCRSWYAIALDITKEAKRIATELGCAAVEPEPLWKQCIKHIDDIGQWAYFSVHLKKRWNRLVKKTSWAAIGPRDLTFGKTHNGRIFGTTGRIFITPVPIKGGHVNIRLEKEAGKSRTSVTVCSYMPGGDRIKEWYFESPRGNKNKGQVWVRDLSNMDGKLLSIHLDGKSTADTFKYSIFLENN from the coding sequence ATGAAACTGCGCAAGATGTTCATAGCTGCCCTTTTTGTATCGGCTATTCTGCTGCCGATGAGGGGTTTTACCGGCGCCCTCGACCGTGGACCCATGCAGCAGAGGTACAACCAGGCGGCCGACGAGATGATACGGGTGCCGGGCGTTGTGGGGATGTACGAGCAGGACGCCATGGCGGTTCTCCAGCAGGCCGGGGTCGCCCCCAACGTCGAGTATGCGAAGGGATACAAAGCGGACCTGGTTGGCATGGAGGGCACAGTGATCGACCAGGAGCCGGGCGCGGCGGGGATAACCATGCTCGGGTCCACCGTGACGATCACCGTCTACTGGCCGCCGTCGGCTGGAGATCTGCCGAGCGACAGCGGACAGTATGGCAATACAGGCCAGGGCCAGTGGGAAGAGCCTGCAGTCAATGGGCCTCCCCCGAACAACCAGGAACCGGCCCCCCAGTGGGGCGGCGGCAGCCAAGCACCGGCCACCGGCGGCGGATGGACACCTCCGCCCGCATCGGCCCCACAACCTGTCTTGGCTCCACAGCCTGAACCGGCACAGGAGCCAGCAGCTCCAGCAACACCCAGGGGTCCGGCACCCGTTGCGGTCCCACGGATTCCTTCGGGTAACGTGGCCCCATCGCCGCAGCCCGCACGTGCAGTGCCCACGCCACGGACACCCATAAAGGCCACCCCGGTACTGCAGACTGTGACACCTGTTGCTCCCAGGTCGCCTGCCCCGGCCGCAACGCCCATACAGCAGCAGCTCGGCACAAAGGTGCACACCAGCGCGCGTGTGCCGGATAAGATCAAACGTGTCGACCTCAAGCCGAAACCCGTTAATCAGCAGCAATCGGTCCCGGCCACCATTGTAATGACCCCCGTACAGCAGACCGTCACGCCGATATTTCAAGGTAGTCCGGCGCCGCAATCCCAAAGCTACGGAGGCCAAACGCAGCAGGATGACGGGTCGTGTAGATCATGGTACGCGATTGCCCTTGATATTACCAAAGAAGCCAAAAGAATCGCCACTGAGCTGGGGTGCGCGGCGGTTGAACCTGAGCCCCTGTGGAAACAATGTATTAAACACATTGATGATATCGGCCAATGGGCTTATTTCAGCGTACATCTGAAAAAGCGTTGGAATCGTCTTGTCAAGAAAACCAGCTGGGCCGCAATCGGGCCGAGAGACCTGACATTTGGCAAAACTCATAACGGAAGAATTTTTGGCACAACTGGACGTATATTTATAACCCCTGTTCCCATTAAAGGAGGGCACGTTAACATCAGGCTGGAAAAGGAGGCCGGCAAGTCCAGAACGTCTGTCACAGTCTGCAGTTACATGCCTGGAGGTGACCGGATCAAGGAATGGTACTTTGAAAGCCCCCGGGGAAATAAGAATAAAGGTCAGGTGTGGGTAAGGGACCTGTCCAATATGGACGGTAAATTATTGTCCATCCACCTTGATGGCAAGTCTACGGCAGACACATTCAAATATTCAATCTTTCTGGAGAATAACTAG